One genomic region from Haladaptatus caseinilyticus encodes:
- a CDS encoding SWIM zinc finger family protein: MSTKTPSELETDETAQKRAQAEQFSFDVDVPGMVEVTNESHETPAAHQYTVSIDDVTGELMACTCPHHVHRDAFCKHMAAVENGTDDGTLDAFSSEDDTEPEDCDCEGLGDFPCWPCVRVGRKELPN; this comes from the coding sequence ATGAGTACGAAAACGCCTAGTGAACTTGAAACTGACGAGACGGCACAGAAACGCGCACAGGCCGAACAATTCTCCTTCGACGTCGATGTCCCCGGAATGGTCGAAGTGACCAACGAGAGCCATGAGACGCCCGCAGCCCACCAGTACACAGTCTCCATCGACGACGTGACTGGTGAACTGATGGCCTGCACGTGCCCGCATCACGTCCACCGTGATGCGTTCTGCAAACACATGGCCGCCGTCGAAAACGGAACTGACGACGGGACACTCGACGCATTCTCGTCTGAGGACGATACCGAACCCGAAGACTGCGACTGTGAGGGCCTCGGTGACTTCCCGTGCTGGCCATGCGTTCGTGTGGGTCGCAAAGAACTGCCGAACTAA
- a CDS encoding helix-turn-helix domain-containing protein: MPADTSNYDDEDWGAQMDTIERKLNQGSQHRRSILAAFANADESELNTSILRERADVPTGSANHHLVTMEEWGLIKDTGEREYPAGGGRPARIWRLTEFAEEFIETTDTALSPPPTAETAARVSAMENRLETVENQLDDQEKIKKALVLLASKSDAVSDENVAEMRNLLDVD; the protein is encoded by the coding sequence ATGCCAGCTGATACATCTAACTATGACGATGAGGACTGGGGCGCACAGATGGACACCATCGAGCGGAAGCTCAACCAGGGGAGCCAGCACCGTCGGAGCATCCTTGCTGCGTTCGCCAATGCAGATGAAAGCGAGTTGAACACATCCATTCTTCGCGAGCGTGCCGACGTGCCGACTGGGAGTGCTAATCACCACTTGGTGACGATGGAAGAGTGGGGACTGATCAAGGACACTGGTGAGCGCGAGTATCCCGCTGGCGGTGGACGTCCAGCGCGGATCTGGCGACTCACCGAGTTCGCCGAAGAGTTCATCGAGACGACTGACACGGCACTCAGTCCACCGCCAACTGCAGAGACAGCAGCGCGCGTTTCAGCTATGGAGAATCGGCTTGAAACAGTCGAGAATCAGCTGGACGACCAGGAGAAAATCAAGAAAGCGCTCGTCTTGCTGGCGTCGAAAAGCGATGCAGTGAGTGACGAGAACGTCGCAGAGATGCGGAACCTGCTCGACGTCGATTAG
- a CDS encoding VirB4 family type IV secretion system protein gives MSQNAQPPNEHPTAQKLFQTVPLIRRFVTSTSGQSTQEWVPVNRPLPAHNAVELADRSVVAAIRVDPANMSTKTASQWEDRIKQLDEALSTTVDFEIEQYSTLRSLDKQSYREDYHEMAAERPDEKDLTGMNRLQRRLLDERVEIIDDDHESVLVREHYILVKVMPVELSESWDDAAGLFGSATNLPLIGDQIKARRMNNYGNDLEQLRTDLTARLNKRVESVVQALGSVDGITGTPISLVEFTRLLRSYYRADNAATIPDETIRALIHDSPVVGANADVDVDYEVNVHAKDCDPLAENYRSFLAPESVRYDDQRYLVLDEETYVLGMWVENWPENPDIGMFRDVLNTPGVHITLSTHALGVSKSDARQQSQKNKIKHKSDYEKKEQEGHWGAESAYRKWQAASDIEDSLTESGSGLFMTSTYVSLRANSKEQLLDAARTMKQRFKEQPARCEVVPAHFQQEEMAHSAAPLVYDSMNKATPMLGRALAKQMPYTSNNIYEPSGIEVGIHHDRDEPTIVDPYLRGMGYNMMVFGKIGSGKSTTSKKILTQLKERNPEMNVVLIDPLEGLAGPSKLFDAEQIVVGGETGLNPLEIKETPEEKLSVVGRTTPFSEAMERFISFVETFYDLEGRELEAEKKNVWEKAGRRAYNEKGITKDPSTHGNESPTLRDVIQEIAHIAGVGDNPEIHQMGDLLDADLSETDVPLRTREAAERVLSEDIEAFRTRYRHFTKETGFDLNADGGSFYLDLQLKEGKGETGLMLGLLLTSVYEMAKESDDPTMILIDEAQYLTKHADNLTFLEQVVRHSRHYNLSLLFSTQSISEFYAKDDEGTSALKSQAEVIFNNSSMMCFHHLDDMTPEFGSEIGLNTEEATFVNSALPGDKDRGYSEMLLAVDEDGTRECYPQRVEMSMDVNPVEFSIVDYEPSDHGNWHDYLERQLGDRFDDGQPSSGESESKTAEKRSIVATDGGEQE, from the coding sequence ATGAGTCAGAACGCCCAACCCCCAAACGAGCATCCGACCGCACAGAAACTCTTCCAAACAGTCCCCCTCATCCGTCGATTCGTGACGAGTACCAGTGGCCAATCCACCCAAGAGTGGGTTCCCGTGAATCGACCACTTCCAGCACACAACGCCGTGGAATTGGCAGATCGTTCGGTCGTCGCCGCGATCCGCGTCGACCCAGCGAACATGAGTACGAAAACGGCGTCCCAATGGGAGGATCGCATCAAGCAGCTGGATGAAGCCCTCTCAACAACCGTCGATTTCGAGATTGAGCAATACAGTACGCTTCGCTCGCTCGATAAGCAGAGCTATCGTGAGGATTATCACGAGATGGCGGCTGAACGGCCCGACGAAAAAGATCTAACGGGAATGAACCGCCTGCAACGTCGCCTGCTCGATGAACGAGTGGAAATCATCGACGACGACCACGAGAGCGTTCTCGTCCGTGAGCACTACATCCTCGTGAAGGTCATGCCGGTCGAACTCTCTGAATCGTGGGACGATGCTGCCGGACTGTTTGGGAGTGCGACCAATCTCCCGCTCATCGGCGATCAGATCAAGGCTCGTCGGATGAACAACTACGGCAATGACCTCGAGCAGCTTCGCACTGACCTGACTGCCCGCCTGAACAAGCGGGTCGAAAGCGTCGTTCAAGCACTCGGAAGTGTTGATGGCATCACCGGGACGCCGATCTCGCTGGTCGAATTTACGCGGTTGCTCCGCTCCTACTACCGAGCGGACAATGCAGCCACGATACCCGATGAGACGATTCGGGCACTAATCCATGATTCGCCGGTTGTAGGTGCGAACGCAGATGTCGATGTAGACTACGAGGTCAACGTGCATGCGAAGGACTGCGACCCACTTGCCGAGAACTATCGGTCATTTCTGGCCCCTGAATCAGTTCGGTATGATGATCAGCGCTATCTCGTTCTGGACGAGGAGACCTACGTCCTCGGGATGTGGGTTGAGAATTGGCCGGAAAACCCTGACATCGGCATGTTTCGCGATGTGCTGAACACGCCCGGCGTGCATATTACGCTCTCAACGCATGCGCTTGGGGTCTCCAAATCCGACGCCCGGCAACAGTCCCAGAAGAACAAGATCAAACACAAGAGCGACTACGAGAAGAAAGAGCAGGAAGGGCATTGGGGAGCTGAATCAGCCTATCGCAAGTGGCAAGCAGCTTCTGACATCGAGGACTCTCTGACCGAATCAGGGTCGGGACTGTTCATGACGAGTACCTACGTAAGTCTTCGTGCCAACTCCAAAGAGCAGCTGCTCGACGCGGCGAGGACGATGAAACAACGATTCAAAGAGCAACCTGCTCGGTGCGAAGTTGTCCCTGCCCACTTCCAACAGGAAGAGATGGCCCACTCGGCCGCCCCACTGGTCTACGATTCGATGAACAAGGCCACACCGATGCTTGGGCGAGCGTTGGCAAAGCAGATGCCCTACACGTCGAACAACATCTACGAGCCATCGGGGATCGAGGTTGGCATCCACCACGACCGTGATGAGCCGACGATTGTCGATCCGTACCTTCGGGGTATGGGCTACAATATGATGGTCTTCGGCAAAATCGGGAGCGGCAAGTCCACTACGTCGAAGAAGATCCTCACCCAACTCAAAGAACGCAACCCCGAGATGAACGTCGTCCTCATCGACCCTCTCGAGGGGCTCGCTGGCCCGTCGAAGCTCTTCGATGCTGAGCAGATCGTCGTAGGCGGAGAGACGGGTCTCAATCCGTTGGAAATCAAAGAAACGCCCGAGGAGAAGCTATCCGTTGTTGGTCGGACGACGCCGTTCAGCGAGGCGATGGAGCGCTTCATAAGTTTCGTCGAGACGTTCTACGACCTCGAAGGCCGAGAACTCGAAGCAGAGAAAAAGAACGTCTGGGAGAAAGCCGGACGCCGTGCCTACAATGAAAAAGGAATCACCAAGGACCCGAGCACACACGGCAACGAATCGCCGACGCTTCGCGACGTAATTCAGGAGATTGCACACATTGCTGGAGTCGGCGATAACCCCGAAATTCACCAGATGGGCGACCTGCTCGACGCTGATCTGAGCGAGACGGACGTCCCGCTTCGAACCCGCGAAGCGGCCGAACGGGTCCTCTCAGAGGATATTGAAGCGTTCCGCACACGCTACCGCCACTTCACGAAGGAAACTGGCTTCGACTTGAACGCCGATGGCGGGAGTTTCTATCTTGATCTGCAGCTCAAGGAAGGGAAAGGTGAGACAGGGCTGATGCTTGGATTGCTTCTGACGTCGGTCTACGAGATGGCCAAAGAGAGCGACGATCCGACGATGATCTTGATTGACGAAGCGCAGTATCTCACCAAGCACGCGGACAACCTGACGTTCTTGGAGCAAGTCGTCCGTCACTCTCGGCACTATAACCTCTCGCTGCTGTTCTCTACACAGTCGATCAGCGAATTCTACGCGAAGGACGACGAGGGGACGAGTGCGCTCAAATCGCAAGCAGAGGTCATCTTCAACAACTCCTCGATGATGTGTTTCCACCATTTGGACGATATGACGCCCGAGTTCGGGAGTGAAATCGGGCTCAACACCGAGGAAGCAACCTTCGTCAACAGTGCTCTGCCGGGCGACAAAGACCGTGGCTATTCGGAAATGCTGCTCGCCGTCGACGAGGATGGAACACGGGAGTGCTACCCACAGCGGGTTGAGATGAGCATGGATGTGAATCCGGTCGAGTTCTCGATCGTCGATTACGAACCGAGTGACCACGGGAATTGGCACGACTACCTAGAGCGCCAGCTTGGCGACCGCTTCGATGATGGGCAGCCATCCAGTGGCGAATCGGAGAGTAAGACGGCCGAGAAACGTTCGATAGTGGCAACTGACGGGGGTGAGCAGGAATGA
- a CDS encoding universal stress protein — protein sequence MYESILIPTDGSQEMESVVDQGLELAKQSNATVHTLYVVDERAYLTIPDKERDRVRKTLEEDGQATTKAVEERTLDAGLDAVQEIRWGDPSAEILTYAVQNEIDLIVMGTHGRTGYERYLLGSVAERVVRTAPIPVLTVAVGNIDKAIANIKDRLRGEPAVEATETVSETHDQVDELPDS from the coding sequence ATGTACGAGTCAATTCTGATTCCGACCGACGGAAGCCAGGAAATGGAATCAGTCGTTGATCAGGGACTCGAGCTCGCAAAACAAAGTAATGCGACTGTTCATACACTGTATGTAGTCGACGAACGAGCCTATCTGACGATTCCGGATAAAGAACGTGATCGTGTTCGAAAAACACTCGAGGAGGATGGTCAGGCCACAACGAAAGCCGTTGAGGAACGGACCCTTGACGCTGGTCTCGATGCCGTTCAAGAGATCCGATGGGGCGATCCCAGTGCGGAGATCCTTACATATGCTGTCCAAAATGAAATCGATCTCATCGTGATGGGAACCCATGGCCGGACGGGATATGAACGATATTTGCTCGGTAGCGTGGCCGAGAGAGTAGTACGAACCGCCCCAATTCCTGTTTTAACGGTCGCGGTTGGCAATATCGATAAAGCGATAGCAAATATCAAGGATCGGTTACGGGGTGAACCGGCAGTTGAAGCGACAGAGACGGTATCAGAGACACATGATCAGGTTGACGAACTCCCAGACTCATGA
- a CDS encoding winged helix-turn-helix domain-containing protein → MVRLKDVDKQILDLFHEGDRTQSYLVDETGYTRQYIHQRLEVLEAAGYIENIHAKSALYHLLTDPRENTEDDQDSNS, encoded by the coding sequence ATGGTTCGACTAAAGGATGTTGACAAGCAAATACTCGACCTGTTTCACGAGGGCGATCGAACGCAATCATATCTGGTCGACGAAACAGGCTACACCCGGCAATACATCCATCAGCGATTAGAAGTGCTGGAAGCAGCGGGCTACATCGAAAACATCCACGCCAAATCCGCACTGTACCACCTCCTCACTGACCCACGCGAAAACACCGAAGACGACCAAGACTCAAACTCATGA
- a CDS encoding type IV secretory system conjugative DNA transfer family protein, producing the protein MLNRLFGSGEDDSADESPEIEAEEDAAVPTTITNEPYGFTQTGAEYAADGMTETITETEEQGPVAGPEIRELLERARDHPDMPLWLGYNDSAQQGFDPAPVEFNQLFQHLWVVGTTGAGKTTEMLNWMVQLAWAGYGFIYFDPKAEDSKELLQKIPEYRHDDVIWIEPGDDDHDRSIGINFLEVPDCESEMELEQHVTDRIQVLKAVLSGDDYWGPRMNAIVESMARAMMQANHEIEDPDEQYCVLDMYFVLLNAQRREDFAEEIDDPWVGEFVSEIAEMDDDAVRPVITRLKPWVESPVTRRIAGCRESTIDFRDILDDEKIVIVRTAVSDDDIKQLVTLGTLRPLWNAIQNRSIEGAEKTPFFAILDEADRVLHKNLDVDDMLARARSMRLSVTLACQYPTQLKESGVLKPVKNNCNTGVFFRVLDDEDARPLTRRLSDCDIEDFTELENHRIWSRIPLDGGTRFSGALKLKTFAPYPNIRDEDEAEAIITESLERFAAPPLTDDEMMRQLKFGGMNEAVTPEKASAKTLDTANDERSRDAALKAIYDESIRQGQPGEFIPIEACLDRLSGYLPARGGVETAERAWRHVLKDIPEAYLDYREENEQGQVKVRSRSFMNIGDRENDGGAEHWAPMADAYVPLTQLGFVVDILAQDGGDMPDALASVEDALDIPDDADNEEIADAVAHYREHHPVMNRLAGAREVYIESEHTTGNSQPSQTVRNVMQAVNEGKRCLLVSREQTARRVHTTLLKEPKGCHKNHSVDGEQRFYTLTGDVAIDGEVITRPGSSDNVWVYEEGSGEYVLRDDNGTEHARFENPEAIFEDATAYPMGGDRSVKAPIVPDYDTDMLDIIVVKEDAKTPADLFLYRPDGNHVPLDMLATDDGEATQTVADDDHNHEETESEDDGGDIVDALR; encoded by the coding sequence ATGCTTAATCGACTCTTCGGGAGTGGTGAAGACGATTCGGCGGATGAATCACCGGAGATTGAAGCCGAGGAGGATGCTGCCGTTCCAACAACGATCACGAACGAACCGTATGGGTTCACCCAAACGGGTGCAGAGTACGCGGCGGATGGCATGACTGAAACGATCACTGAAACCGAAGAGCAGGGACCGGTGGCAGGCCCAGAGATCCGCGAACTGCTCGAACGTGCTCGTGATCATCCAGACATGCCACTATGGTTGGGCTACAACGACAGCGCCCAGCAGGGCTTCGATCCGGCCCCTGTCGAGTTCAACCAGCTTTTCCAGCATCTCTGGGTTGTCGGAACCACAGGTGCCGGGAAAACCACCGAGATGCTAAATTGGATGGTGCAGCTCGCCTGGGCAGGCTATGGGTTCATCTACTTCGACCCCAAGGCCGAGGATAGCAAAGAACTCCTCCAGAAAATTCCCGAGTATCGGCATGACGACGTGATCTGGATTGAGCCAGGTGACGACGACCACGATCGGAGCATCGGGATCAACTTCCTCGAAGTCCCGGACTGTGAGAGCGAGATGGAGCTTGAACAGCACGTCACCGATCGTATTCAGGTGCTCAAAGCTGTTCTGTCGGGTGACGACTACTGGGGCCCACGGATGAACGCCATCGTGGAGTCGATGGCACGAGCGATGATGCAGGCGAATCACGAGATCGAGGACCCAGACGAGCAGTACTGTGTGCTCGATATGTACTTCGTCCTCCTAAACGCCCAACGGCGAGAAGATTTCGCCGAGGAAATCGATGATCCGTGGGTCGGTGAGTTCGTCTCCGAAATCGCCGAGATGGATGATGACGCTGTGCGACCCGTGATTACGCGGCTGAAGCCGTGGGTCGAGAGTCCTGTCACTCGTCGCATTGCGGGCTGTCGGGAGAGTACGATCGACTTTCGGGATATCCTCGATGACGAGAAGATTGTAATCGTTCGCACAGCGGTTTCCGACGATGATATCAAGCAACTCGTGACACTCGGCACGCTTCGTCCACTGTGGAATGCGATTCAAAACCGTTCGATCGAAGGCGCGGAGAAAACGCCGTTCTTTGCGATTCTCGACGAGGCAGACCGCGTCCTTCACAAGAATCTCGACGTCGACGACATGCTAGCACGTGCTCGCTCGATGCGCCTCTCGGTGACGCTAGCCTGCCAGTATCCGACGCAACTCAAAGAGTCGGGTGTCCTCAAGCCAGTCAAGAACAACTGCAACACAGGCGTGTTCTTCCGCGTACTGGACGACGAGGACGCCCGCCCACTCACCCGGCGGTTGAGTGACTGTGATATCGAGGATTTCACCGAACTCGAAAACCATCGGATCTGGTCCCGAATTCCGCTAGACGGCGGTACCCGGTTCTCTGGTGCGCTCAAGCTCAAGACATTTGCGCCGTATCCAAACATTCGCGACGAAGACGAAGCGGAGGCAATTATCACTGAAAGTCTGGAGCGGTTTGCTGCCCCGCCACTCACGGACGACGAGATGATGCGCCAGCTCAAGTTTGGTGGGATGAACGAAGCCGTCACACCAGAGAAGGCGAGCGCCAAGACACTCGATACGGCTAACGACGAACGATCGCGTGACGCGGCACTGAAAGCCATCTACGACGAGAGCATCCGACAGGGACAACCGGGTGAGTTCATCCCGATTGAGGCGTGTCTCGATCGACTCAGTGGGTATCTCCCCGCGAGGGGCGGGGTTGAGACCGCCGAACGTGCATGGCGGCATGTGCTCAAGGATATTCCTGAAGCCTACCTTGACTATCGCGAGGAGAACGAGCAGGGGCAAGTCAAAGTACGCTCTCGGAGTTTCATGAACATCGGCGATCGCGAGAATGACGGCGGCGCAGAACACTGGGCACCAATGGCTGATGCCTACGTCCCACTGACGCAACTCGGGTTTGTCGTTGATATCCTCGCACAGGACGGCGGCGACATGCCAGACGCACTCGCCAGCGTGGAGGACGCATTAGACATCCCAGACGACGCGGACAATGAGGAAATTGCTGACGCCGTCGCACACTACCGAGAGCATCATCCCGTGATGAATCGGTTGGCTGGTGCTCGCGAGGTCTACATCGAAAGCGAACACACGACCGGGAATAGCCAACCCTCACAGACTGTTCGGAACGTCATGCAGGCGGTCAACGAAGGGAAACGATGTCTGCTCGTCTCGCGGGAACAGACAGCTAGACGAGTCCATACGACGCTCCTTAAGGAACCGAAGGGCTGTCACAAGAACCATTCCGTCGATGGCGAACAACGCTTCTACACGCTCACGGGTGACGTAGCGATCGACGGCGAGGTCATAACTCGTCCTGGGAGCAGCGACAACGTCTGGGTGTATGAGGAGGGCAGTGGGGAGTATGTCCTCCGCGACGACAACGGAACAGAGCACGCTCGTTTCGAAAACCCTGAGGCGATCTTCGAGGACGCCACTGCCTACCCGATGGGCGGCGACCGGTCGGTAAAAGCGCCGATCGTCCCCGACTATGACACGGATATGCTGGATATCATCGTCGTCAAAGAAGACGCGAAGACGCCAGCAGACTTGTTCCTCTACCGGCCAGATGGCAACCATGTCCCACTGGATATGCTTGCTACCGACGACGGGGAAGCTACCCAGACGGTCGCTGACGACGATCACAACCACGAGGAAACCGAGTCAGAAGATGACGGCGGAGATATCGTTGACGCCCTCCGCTAA